The following coding sequences lie in one Candidatus Eremiobacterota bacterium genomic window:
- a CDS encoding stage II sporulation protein M, which produces MTQAVFVERRSGTWQRLDLMLKHVERRGARALSPEEIFELGRLYRSMTSDLAYAQGRAYDPALVEYLNRCVARAHAQVYARVPESNLKRIGDFYGRTFPQEFRRSFSFFAICTGVTVACAVVAYVLVRTHPLDAYALLPKILVSEKIRKSLHDSNFAVDSAFAPAMSAMIIANNIKVSVIAFAGSITLGALTIYIIATNGLMLGGMGALFTNAGFGSDYWATIAPHGIIELTAVQIAGAAGLLIAAAAVCPGRMRRRDLLVVNARRAGTLIVGVASMLIVAGIIEAFISPQRWPASVRIAIGLYTAVVLILYFSAAGRVTKDRGA; this is translated from the coding sequence TTGACGCAAGCCGTTTTCGTCGAGCGCCGCTCGGGCACGTGGCAGCGTCTCGATCTGATGCTCAAGCACGTCGAGCGCCGCGGCGCGCGCGCGCTTTCGCCCGAAGAGATCTTCGAGCTGGGTCGTCTCTACCGTTCCATGACGAGCGACCTCGCCTACGCGCAGGGACGCGCGTACGACCCCGCGCTGGTCGAGTATTTGAACCGCTGCGTCGCGCGCGCCCACGCGCAGGTCTATGCCCGAGTTCCCGAGAGCAACCTCAAGCGGATCGGCGATTTTTACGGACGCACGTTTCCGCAAGAGTTTCGCCGGTCATTTTCCTTCTTTGCGATCTGTACTGGCGTCACGGTGGCCTGCGCGGTGGTGGCCTACGTTCTCGTCCGTACGCATCCGCTCGACGCGTACGCGCTTCTGCCGAAGATCCTCGTCTCGGAAAAGATCCGCAAGAGCCTGCACGACTCGAACTTTGCCGTCGATTCCGCCTTCGCGCCGGCAATGTCGGCGATGATCATCGCCAACAACATCAAAGTGTCAGTCATCGCCTTCGCCGGCTCCATCACGCTCGGTGCGCTGACGATCTATATCATCGCGACCAACGGCCTGATGCTCGGCGGAATGGGAGCCCTCTTCACGAACGCCGGGTTTGGCAGCGATTACTGGGCAACGATCGCCCCGCACGGCATTATCGAGCTCACGGCGGTCCAGATCGCCGGCGCGGCAGGGCTACTGATTGCTGCCGCTGCCGTCTGCCCCGGACGGATGCGACGGCGCGATCTGCTCGTTGTCAATGCGCGGCGCGCCGGGACGCTGATCGTTGGCGTCGCCTCGATGCTGATCGTCGCCGGCATTATCGAAGCGTTCATCTCGCCCCAGCGCTGGCCGGCGTCGGTCCGCATAGCAATCGGTTTGTACACTGCCGTTGTTTTGATTCTGTATTTCAGCGCGGCGGGACGCGTTACAAAAGACCGCGGCGCTTGA
- a CDS encoding RDD family protein, with protein MDRTLEVRTPESIAFHYELAGLGSRFLAVAVDQAIQFVVLLAILGGILLALFRMAPHGPPPVAGKVAASLAAAVLVLIIFSVFFIYFILFEALWNGQTPGKKLVGIRVVRDGGYPIDFGASLIRNLIRVGEELIGYYLLSAISALISPENKRLGDLAAGTIVVRDSRLAAPSPFVRRTDEPVSAAAVHLDGEERALIKRFLERREALSEDRRRELAARLSTRVRNRLPLDLSRLDDESLLERL; from the coding sequence GTGGATCGCACGCTTGAAGTCCGAACGCCCGAAAGCATCGCTTTTCACTACGAGCTTGCCGGTTTGGGGAGCCGCTTTCTCGCGGTCGCCGTCGATCAAGCGATCCAATTCGTCGTATTGCTTGCAATACTCGGCGGAATACTGCTGGCATTGTTTCGCATGGCCCCGCACGGGCCGCCGCCCGTCGCCGGTAAAGTTGCCGCCAGTCTCGCGGCCGCAGTATTAGTGCTGATAATTTTCTCGGTTTTCTTCATCTATTTCATCCTCTTCGAGGCACTCTGGAACGGCCAGACGCCGGGAAAGAAACTCGTGGGGATTCGGGTGGTGCGCGACGGCGGCTACCCCATCGACTTCGGAGCCTCTCTGATTCGCAATCTCATTCGCGTTGGCGAAGAGCTCATCGGTTATTACTTGCTCTCGGCCATCAGCGCGCTGATCTCTCCGGAGAACAAGCGCTTGGGCGATCTCGCGGCCGGAACGATCGTCGTTCGCGACTCGCGTCTGGCCGCGCCGAGCCCTTTCGTGCGGCGAACCGACGAGCCGGTCTCTGCCGCAGCCGTTCACCTCGATGGCGAAGAGCGGGCGTTGATCAAACGGTTCCTCGAACGTCGCGAGGCGCTTTCCGAGGATCGGCGCCGCGAACTTGCAGCCAGACTGTCCACGCGCGTCCGTAACCGGTTGCCGTTGGATCTGTCGCGCCTCGACGACGAATCGCTCCTCGAACGCCTCTAG
- a CDS encoding choloylglycine hydrolase family protein, producing the protein MVVARTLEFGVDLDSKIGIFPAGTSFAGTLPNNATGLQFKTKYGMVGANAFGLAALVDGVNDQGLYVGEFFFPGSAQFGEVTSDNASRAMAGYQYSMWILGNFATVAEVKAAYDRVVLAGTVVPAMGIAPPVHFRIVDKTGAAVVVEPIGGKLVIYDDPLGVLTNSPAFSWHMTNLNNYLGLSPVNREPVTLPGAITLSSFGQGSGFYGMPGDYTSPSRFVRAVAFETTAAQPATGADAVQQAFHILNNFDIPVGAVRDEVNGKSVDEWTLWTTAVDLTNLQFNFRTFDNQSLRSVDVRKVLAAAGSDVKYVPMESTEPTPVTPVTL; encoded by the coding sequence GTGGTCGTCGCTCGCACGCTTGAGTTCGGCGTCGATCTCGATTCGAAGATCGGCATTTTCCCCGCGGGAACGTCTTTCGCGGGCACCCTACCGAACAATGCCACCGGGTTGCAGTTCAAAACGAAGTATGGAATGGTCGGAGCGAACGCCTTCGGGCTCGCGGCTCTCGTCGACGGAGTGAACGATCAGGGCCTCTACGTAGGGGAGTTCTTTTTCCCCGGCTCCGCGCAGTTCGGCGAGGTTACCTCTGACAATGCATCGCGAGCCATGGCCGGCTATCAATACTCGATGTGGATCCTCGGCAACTTCGCAACGGTCGCGGAAGTGAAAGCGGCCTACGATCGCGTGGTGCTAGCCGGAACCGTCGTTCCGGCGATGGGAATCGCGCCGCCGGTACATTTCCGCATCGTCGATAAGACGGGCGCGGCCGTCGTGGTCGAGCCGATCGGTGGCAAGCTCGTTATCTACGACGATCCGCTGGGCGTGCTCACCAACTCGCCGGCATTCAGCTGGCATATGACGAACTTGAATAACTATCTCGGGCTTTCGCCCGTCAATCGCGAGCCCGTGACCCTTCCAGGAGCAATCACGCTGAGCAGTTTCGGGCAAGGCTCGGGTTTTTACGGAATGCCGGGAGACTACACGTCGCCTTCGCGTTTCGTGCGAGCCGTCGCCTTTGAGACCACTGCGGCTCAGCCGGCGACGGGCGCCGATGCCGTGCAACAGGCGTTCCACATCCTCAACAATTTCGACATTCCGGTGGGCGCAGTTCGCGACGAAGTCAACGGCAAGAGCGTTGACGAGTGGACGCTCTGGACGACCGCCGTCGACCTCACGAACCTGCAGTTCAATTTTCGAACGTTCGACAATCAATCGCTGCGAAGTGTCGACGTCCGCAAAGTACTGGCTGCTGCCGGTTCGGATGTGAAATATGTGCCGATGGAATCGACCGAACCAACGCCCGTAACTCCCGTTACGCTCTGA
- a CDS encoding alpha/beta hydrolase, with amino-acid sequence MKIFDNAISSITLAALALSTLGATPSASFNAGSVHVDQYGSGAPALVLIPGLTDSGSVWDTTVARYESAHTIYVLTLPGFGGTPPVAAPVFDTVDRDIVAFLPRAGKPVLIGHSLGGFLAIRLAEEHSDLIRGVIAIDGLPVFPGLDTLPADRRAAIASAAGSRLANQSQAQFESGEVAQLGYMTKPSNVQTARTFSKGANIAATAAYIQEMMSADLRPDLSKISVPFLEIGPFDATVDPDNPFVPMKTLQEKQTYYQSLVAGDPTAKVVMVDDSRHFIMLDQPEKLFGAVDAFLTSL; translated from the coding sequence ATGAAGATATTCGACAACGCAATTTCCTCGATCACGCTTGCCGCGCTTGCGTTAAGCACGCTCGGAGCGACTCCGAGCGCGTCGTTTAATGCCGGTTCCGTTCACGTCGATCAGTACGGGAGCGGCGCTCCGGCGCTCGTTTTGATTCCAGGCCTTACCGATTCCGGTTCCGTATGGGATACGACGGTTGCGCGATACGAGTCCGCGCACACGATTTATGTTTTGACCTTGCCGGGATTTGGTGGGACTCCACCCGTCGCCGCGCCCGTGTTCGATACCGTCGACCGCGACATCGTCGCGTTTCTCCCGCGAGCGGGGAAGCCGGTGCTCATCGGTCACAGCCTCGGCGGTTTTCTGGCGATTCGCCTCGCCGAGGAGCATAGCGATTTGATCCGCGGCGTCATCGCCATCGATGGATTGCCCGTTTTTCCCGGTCTCGATACGCTGCCGGCCGATAGGCGCGCGGCAATAGCATCGGCCGCCGGCAGCAGGCTTGCGAATCAATCGCAGGCTCAATTCGAGAGCGGAGAAGTCGCACAGCTCGGCTATATGACAAAGCCTTCGAACGTTCAGACGGCGCGCACTTTTTCAAAGGGCGCAAACATTGCGGCGACCGCGGCGTACATTCAAGAAATGATGTCCGCAGATCTGCGCCCCGATCTGTCCAAGATCAGCGTTCCGTTTCTCGAAATCGGGCCGTTCGATGCGACCGTCGATCCCGACAATCCGTTCGTACCGATGAAGACGTTACAGGAAAAGCAAACTTACTATCAGAGTTTGGTTGCCGGCGACCCGACCGCAAAAGTTGTCATGGTCGACGATTCTCGGCACTTCATCATGCTCGACCAACCCGAAAAGCTCTTCGGCGCGGTCGATGCTTTCCTGACGAGCCTCTGA
- a CDS encoding DUF1232 domain-containing protein gives MRDVRVPVALKVIAVVMGLLVISPVDILSDIPVLGVLDDAALLTLLCMWFVSQAAKHVEPAPARPIVAPMLP, from the coding sequence ATGCGTGACGTGCGTGTGCCGGTTGCGCTCAAAGTAATCGCCGTGGTCATGGGCCTGCTGGTGATATCTCCGGTCGACATCTTGAGCGATATCCCGGTGCTCGGCGTGCTCGACGATGCCGCACTCCTCACCTTGCTCTGCATGTGGTTCGTCAGCCAGGCCGCCAAACACGTCGAGCCTGCGCCGGCGCGCCCGATCGTCGCGCCGATGCTTCCCTAG
- a CDS encoding OsmC family protein: MPEAKNQHQYRTSVHWSADDGPGTTNYRAYSRNHTVGVEGKAPIAASSDPAFRGDAERYNPEELFVASISACHMLWYLHLCSVNGIVVVDYRDEAVGTLEPSADGSGRFVTVTLHPAVGIRRGDSEKALELHERAHELCFIARSVNVLIEVKPRELTVIGD, translated from the coding sequence GTGCCTGAAGCCAAGAATCAGCATCAGTATCGAACCTCGGTGCATTGGTCTGCCGATGACGGACCCGGGACAACGAACTATCGTGCGTACTCCCGCAATCATACGGTCGGCGTTGAAGGAAAAGCGCCGATCGCCGCGTCCAGCGATCCGGCGTTTCGCGGCGATGCCGAACGATACAACCCCGAAGAGCTGTTCGTCGCGAGCATTTCCGCATGTCACATGTTGTGGTACCTGCATCTCTGCTCGGTCAATGGGATCGTCGTCGTTGACTATCGTGACGAGGCCGTCGGAACGCTCGAACCCAGCGCTGACGGATCGGGCCGATTCGTCACCGTCACTCTACACCCGGCAGTTGGCATTCGACGCGGCGACTCGGAAAAGGCCCTAGAACTTCACGAGCGGGCGCACGAGCTCTGCTTCATCGCCCGATCCGTTAACGTACTGATTGAGGTGAAGCCGCGCGAACTCACGGTGATCGGTGATTAA
- the tauD gene encoding taurine dioxygenase encodes MLQAKPLTPAIGAIVEGIDLSAPLADEDIAAIRKALDDHLVLFFENQSLTRVQQRDFAARFGKLYTHPFYPGQDDAPEVMILAHDATHRANSDRWHNDVTYLTTPPLGAVLYAEEIPELGGDTLWANTYLAYETLSHPLQQLVSGLRATHSFAKNFTPERFAALGIEERREPLYAAHPPVSHPVARTNAATGRKALFVNQDFTTCIEGVSARESDALLRFLFDHMSQPEFQVRWRWRAGTVAFWDNRWTQHCALADYFPSRRVVRRATILGERPI; translated from the coding sequence CTGCTACAGGCCAAACCGCTAACGCCCGCGATCGGCGCGATCGTCGAAGGGATCGACCTCAGCGCCCCCTTGGCGGATGAGGACATCGCTGCAATCCGCAAAGCTCTCGATGACCATCTCGTGTTGTTTTTCGAAAACCAATCGCTGACGCGCGTGCAGCAGCGCGATTTCGCTGCGCGGTTTGGCAAGCTCTACACTCATCCGTTTTACCCTGGACAGGACGACGCGCCGGAAGTTATGATCCTCGCTCATGACGCGACGCATCGAGCCAACAGCGACCGCTGGCATAACGACGTAACCTATCTCACAACTCCACCGTTGGGTGCCGTTTTGTATGCCGAAGAAATTCCGGAGCTCGGAGGTGACACGCTCTGGGCCAATACGTATCTCGCCTACGAAACGCTATCCCATCCGCTCCAGCAGCTCGTCTCGGGTTTGCGCGCTACGCACTCGTTCGCGAAGAATTTTACGCCCGAGCGGTTTGCCGCACTGGGAATCGAAGAGCGGCGCGAGCCGCTGTACGCCGCCCATCCACCGGTCTCGCACCCGGTTGCTCGCACGAATGCCGCGACCGGTCGGAAGGCACTTTTCGTCAATCAAGATTTTACCACGTGCATTGAGGGTGTTTCGGCGCGCGAGAGCGATGCGCTTCTGCGGTTTCTCTTCGACCACATGAGCCAACCCGAGTTTCAAGTGCGCTGGCGTTGGCGCGCCGGCACGGTCGCTTTTTGGGATAATCGCTGGACGCAGCACTGCGCACTTGCCGATTATTTCCCGTCGCGGCGCGTCGTTCGGCGCGCCACGATTCTCGGCGAGCGCCCGATTTGA
- a CDS encoding amino acid permease, whose product MTLSGARLKRRLGRYDVALIVIGSVIGSGIFRTPAVVAQRAHVPAIALAAWVAGGVVALCGAFVLGELGARRPGDCGVYAHLRDAFHPIVGFAYGWGALLAALSGGLAAAAILFSGYVLSLTGLAVAPGVIAAITLGILALVNALGVRQGATIQNLLTLLKLGALLALVVAGLTARPATVATLPPFAASSLGPVGALGAFSVAMIPVLFSYLGAQVANFMTAETKDAAQTLPLGLTVGMVGVAIIYVLVNAACIRVLGVVGLARSDVPVAAVLAHAAGPLATRLTAIAIALTTLGFMSNRMLTVPRLYHAMAADALFFRAVAWVNPRTHVPVVAVALQAVVAIVIALSSGYAHILNFVVAISYAFGGLLALALFIFRGRDTKAGAPRFDGFRAPWHPYSTVLFMLASWSVAIATCIAYPRDGLTGIAVVLSSVPAYFIFTRFGFAKRVAA is encoded by the coding sequence TTGACGCTTTCGGGTGCCCGCCTCAAGCGCCGCCTCGGACGGTACGACGTCGCGCTCATCGTTATCGGCAGCGTGATCGGTTCTGGCATATTTCGAACGCCGGCCGTAGTAGCGCAGCGCGCGCACGTTCCGGCGATTGCCCTCGCGGCGTGGGTTGCCGGCGGCGTCGTCGCGCTCTGCGGCGCTTTCGTCCTCGGCGAGCTCGGCGCGCGTCGCCCCGGTGATTGCGGGGTGTATGCCCACCTGCGCGACGCCTTCCATCCCATCGTCGGGTTTGCGTACGGGTGGGGCGCCTTGCTGGCCGCCCTTTCGGGCGGCTTAGCAGCCGCCGCGATTCTCTTCTCGGGATACGTCCTGTCGCTGACCGGGCTTGCGGTAGCACCCGGCGTGATTGCGGCGATCACGCTCGGTATTCTCGCGTTGGTCAACGCGCTTGGCGTACGACAGGGCGCCACCATACAAAATCTCCTGACGTTATTGAAGCTCGGTGCGCTCTTGGCGCTCGTCGTCGCCGGTTTGACCGCGCGCCCCGCGACCGTTGCGACGCTGCCGCCGTTTGCGGCTTCGTCTCTCGGCCCGGTGGGCGCCCTCGGCGCCTTCAGCGTTGCGATGATTCCCGTACTTTTTTCCTATTTGGGAGCGCAGGTCGCGAACTTCATGACGGCTGAGACAAAAGACGCCGCGCAGACGTTGCCACTCGGCCTTACCGTAGGAATGGTTGGGGTCGCAATCATTTACGTGCTCGTGAACGCCGCTTGCATTCGCGTGCTCGGCGTCGTTGGTTTGGCGCGCAGCGACGTGCCGGTCGCGGCGGTCCTCGCGCACGCCGCCGGGCCGCTCGCAACGCGTCTCACGGCCATCGCGATCGCACTGACGACGCTCGGATTTATGAGCAATCGGATGCTGACCGTGCCCCGCCTTTATCACGCGATGGCTGCCGATGCACTCTTTTTTCGCGCTGTGGCATGGGTTAATCCGCGCACGCACGTTCCGGTCGTTGCCGTCGCGTTGCAAGCCGTCGTGGCTATCGTCATCGCGCTTTCATCCGGCTACGCGCACATCCTCAATTTCGTCGTTGCGATTTCCTACGCGTTCGGAGGATTGCTCGCGCTTGCACTCTTCATTTTTCGCGGGCGCGATACGAAGGCCGGCGCCCCGCGTTTCGACGGCTTCCGCGCGCCTTGGCACCCCTACTCGACGGTTTTGTTCATGTTGGCGTCATGGAGTGTCGCGATTGCAACCTGCATCGCCTACCCGCGCGATGGACTCACCGGAATTGCGGTGGTTCTAAGCTCGGTACCGGCTTATTTCATTTTCACACGCTTCGGTTTCGCGAAGCGAGTCGCTGCGTAG
- a CDS encoding threonine synthase: MRSVLPDRLECSRDRAHRCSPQTLATVCPHDGAPLLVHYGDVTLSREAVAARPWTMWRYREMLPIAHDEEPISLGEGATPLVSLANLRKDLNLDAIYVKDEAQNPTGSFKSRGMSVAITVAKRLGAPELVAPSAGNAGGALAAYGARANLRVRVYVPRDTPEMLIEEMRGYGAHIELVDGLIDHAGRAAAQYAQETGAFNVATFREPYRVEGKKTMGYELIEQLGRVPGTIVYPTGGGTGLVGMWKAFSELERVGWIGKEWPTMICVQAEGCAPLVSAFQRGDEFARAIEGGQTKMWGLRVPGGIGDRLLLCALRESRGHAVAVSDKQADDAMRDLHQREGIDATEEGGATLAAVRQLLAEDVALREPIVLFNTATSLKYGSRKAWY, encoded by the coding sequence CTGCGTAGCGTGCTGCCCGATCGCTTGGAGTGCTCGCGCGATCGAGCGCATCGATGCTCGCCGCAAACCTTGGCAACCGTCTGCCCGCACGACGGAGCGCCACTGCTCGTTCACTACGGCGACGTCACGCTCTCGCGGGAAGCGGTGGCTGCGCGGCCGTGGACGATGTGGCGCTATCGCGAGATGCTGCCGATCGCCCATGACGAGGAGCCGATTTCGCTGGGTGAAGGCGCGACGCCGCTCGTTTCGCTCGCAAACTTGCGCAAGGATCTCAACCTCGATGCCATCTACGTCAAAGACGAAGCGCAGAATCCCACCGGGTCGTTCAAGTCACGCGGTATGTCGGTTGCGATAACGGTTGCCAAGCGTTTGGGGGCGCCCGAATTGGTCGCACCGAGCGCCGGAAATGCGGGCGGCGCCCTTGCAGCGTACGGCGCGCGCGCCAATCTTCGAGTGCGCGTGTACGTGCCGCGTGACACGCCGGAAATGCTCATCGAGGAGATGCGCGGTTATGGAGCCCACATCGAGCTCGTCGACGGCTTGATCGACCACGCCGGCCGGGCAGCCGCGCAGTACGCGCAAGAAACGGGCGCTTTCAACGTTGCCACGTTTCGCGAGCCGTACCGCGTTGAAGGCAAGAAGACGATGGGATACGAGTTGATCGAACAGCTGGGTCGCGTTCCCGGCACGATCGTCTATCCAACGGGCGGCGGTACGGGGCTCGTTGGAATGTGGAAGGCCTTCAGCGAATTGGAGCGCGTCGGCTGGATCGGAAAAGAGTGGCCCACCATGATCTGCGTTCAAGCCGAGGGTTGCGCGCCGTTAGTGTCGGCCTTCCAACGCGGTGACGAGTTCGCGCGCGCAATCGAAGGCGGCCAGACGAAAATGTGGGGTTTGCGAGTTCCCGGTGGAATCGGCGACCGTCTCCTGCTATGCGCGCTACGCGAATCCCGCGGCCACGCCGTTGCGGTATCCGACAAGCAGGCCGATGACGCGATGCGCGATCTTCACCAGCGCGAAGGTATTGACGCAACCGAAGAAGGCGGCGCGACGCTCGCCGCGGTTCGTCAGTTGCTCGCTGAGGACGTCGCGCTTCGCGAGCCAATCGTTCTCTTCAACACCGCAACTTCGCTAAAGTACGGTTCCAGAAAAGCTTGGTATTAG
- a CDS encoding alpha/beta hydrolase, whose translation MFLILAILLALLCIWIVIPPFSGITIILAVASIELSVYLLAVNLLLLALASWKARRIRALVMGIFTANCIVCALPSLALGGSNGVGSISHRNANVPIVERSIGVMLGRQPASIHAYLPVTSRPTPAIFAVYGGAWRNGTPRSDAALNRAFAHQGYAVFAVDYRHAPKYRFPAALDDVRSEIGLIQRNSARYNVDPERTALLGHSSGGELAELIAFEPGSRVGALISYSGAVDLAMGWKYPPVPDPIGVRAVIQNYIGDTPAGAPDRYRAATPLDHVHRGIPPVLLIYGSRDHVVDIRYAWKFRDALRAAGTDVTFLQLPWTEHAFEDVPFGLHAPLAYRAALNFLDATLSSQRRPLNPGVEKRVR comes from the coding sequence TTGTTCCTAATTCTCGCAATTCTTCTAGCGCTGCTTTGCATTTGGATCGTCATTCCGCCGTTTAGCGGAATAACGATAATTCTGGCGGTCGCCTCAATCGAACTCAGCGTTTATCTGTTGGCCGTCAATCTGCTGTTGCTCGCTCTAGCGTCTTGGAAGGCTCGGCGCATACGGGCCCTTGTTATGGGGATCTTCACCGCCAACTGCATCGTCTGCGCGTTACCGTCGCTTGCTCTCGGCGGCAGCAACGGCGTCGGTTCGATTTCCCACCGCAACGCTAACGTTCCCATTGTCGAACGCAGTATCGGAGTGATGTTGGGACGACAGCCCGCGAGCATTCACGCATACTTGCCCGTTACGTCGCGGCCCACGCCCGCGATCTTCGCCGTCTACGGCGGCGCCTGGCGGAACGGGACGCCAAGGAGCGACGCCGCGCTCAATCGAGCCTTCGCACATCAAGGTTATGCTGTCTTTGCCGTCGACTACCGGCATGCACCGAAATATCGCTTTCCGGCAGCCCTCGACGACGTGCGCTCCGAGATTGGGCTTATCCAAAGAAACTCGGCGCGGTACAACGTAGATCCGGAGCGCACTGCCTTGCTCGGGCATTCGTCCGGCGGCGAGCTCGCCGAGCTGATTGCGTTCGAACCGGGTTCCCGCGTCGGCGCGCTGATCAGTTACTCGGGCGCCGTCGATCTTGCGATGGGGTGGAAGTATCCACCCGTTCCAGACCCGATTGGCGTCCGCGCCGTCATTCAAAACTACATCGGCGACACGCCTGCGGGGGCGCCCGACCGGTATCGCGCCGCGACCCCGCTCGATCACGTCCATCGCGGCATACCACCAGTTCTTTTGATATATGGCTCACGCGATCACGTCGTCGACATCCGCTATGCTTGGAAATTCCGCGATGCTCTCCGCGCCGCGGGAACGGATGTTACGTTTTTGCAACTGCCGTGGACGGAGCACGCCTTCGAAGACGTCCCGTTCGGGTTACACGCGCCGCTCGCATATCGCGCGGCGCTGAACTTCTTGGACGCGACCCTCAGTTCGCAACGCCGTCCGCTCAATCCAGGGGTTGAGAAGCGCGTTCGTTAA